The following coding sequences are from one Collimonas arenae window:
- a CDS encoding pseudouridine synthase, translated as MTEPLRLSKRMSELGLCSRREADEWIARGWVRVDGVVVSELGSKVLPSQRISVERQAAAEQSKRVTILINKPVGYVSGQAEDGYQPAVALIKEANRWSEDRSPTMFHPTQLRSLVPAGRLDIDSVGLLVLTQDGRIAKHLIGEETSVDKEYLVRVRYTKGDKLPDADLRRLNHGLTLDGKRLKPAIVKWQNEDQLSFTLREGKKRQIRRMCDMVGLKVLGLKRVRIGGVKLGNLPEGQWRYLGADEQF; from the coding sequence ATGACCGAACCACTACGCCTCTCCAAACGCATGTCAGAACTCGGGCTATGCTCGCGCCGTGAAGCCGACGAATGGATCGCGCGCGGCTGGGTCCGTGTCGACGGCGTCGTCGTTTCGGAACTCGGCAGCAAGGTATTGCCAAGCCAGCGCATCAGCGTCGAACGCCAGGCCGCTGCGGAACAATCCAAACGCGTCACCATCCTGATCAACAAACCGGTCGGCTACGTCAGTGGCCAGGCCGAAGACGGCTACCAACCGGCGGTGGCGCTGATCAAGGAAGCCAACCGCTGGAGCGAAGATCGTTCGCCCACCATGTTCCACCCAACCCAGCTGCGCAGCCTGGTGCCGGCCGGCCGCCTTGATATCGACTCGGTTGGCCTACTGGTGTTGACGCAGGATGGCCGCATCGCCAAGCACCTGATTGGCGAAGAAACCAGTGTTGACAAGGAATACCTGGTGCGCGTGCGTTATACAAAAGGCGACAAATTGCCCGATGCCGATCTGCGCCGCCTCAATCATGGCCTGACGCTGGACGGCAAGCGGCTCAAGCCGGCCATCGTCAAATGGCAGAACGAGGATCAATTGAGTTTCACGTTGCGCGAGGGGAAAAAGCGCCAGATTCGCCGCATGTGCGATATGGTCGGCCTCAAGGTGCTGGGCTTGAAGCGGGTGCGGATTGGCGGCGTCAAGCTGGGTAATTTGCCCGAGGGGCAATGGCGCTATCTGGGAGCTGACGAACAGTTCTAG
- a CDS encoding DUF1854 domain-containing protein, translating into MTTHDFTLSRNAFGKLVFTAANGDRFEGVVPVRAFPIGAPDDGIALVNADGQELAWIMRLSDLADDTRAMVEQELASREFMPEIQRIQRVSNYNAPCTWFVETNRGDASFTLKGEEDIRRIASTSLLIADNHGVQFLIRDTQALDKGSRKILDRFL; encoded by the coding sequence ATGACAACACATGATTTCACACTGAGCCGCAATGCGTTCGGCAAGCTGGTGTTTACAGCAGCGAATGGCGATCGCTTTGAGGGCGTAGTGCCGGTGCGGGCTTTTCCGATTGGCGCACCGGACGATGGCATCGCGCTGGTCAATGCCGATGGCCAGGAGCTGGCCTGGATCATGCGATTGAGCGATCTGGCCGATGACACCCGGGCTATGGTCGAACAGGAGTTGGCCAGCCGCGAATTCATGCCGGAAATTCAGCGCATCCAGCGCGTCTCCAACTACAACGCGCCGTGCACCTGGTTTGTAGAAACCAATCGCGGCGATGCCTCTTTTACGCTGAAAGGCGAAGAAGATATCCGCCGTATTGCCTCGACCAGCCTGCTGATTGCCGACAACCACGGCGTGCAGTTCCTGATCCGCGATACGCAAGCGCTGGACAAAGGCAGCCGCAAGATACTGGATCGTTTCCTGTAA
- a CDS encoding ABC transporter ATP-binding protein, producing the protein MKSNPLSLNSHTGNYLSNTLPESLRADVTSQLAPQEEILAFLEVDLDASLHFTRGLVIVTNHRVLARMAKENAWRAWPYGPQLKLKHHDHAGVGSLELQDEQRQLACWRYTLGLNIDALRLIKVFEQQREDHLAGRSAQRQAQAVCPECQAPLPAGSDECLICPEKARAPSSTWALFRLARFAKPYKGMLLLGFILMLISTAATLVPPYLMGPLMDNVLIPYQNGKPINVYLVKLYLSGLLASALVAWSLGWARTYILALVSERIGANLRTTTYEHLLRLSQEYFGGKRTGDLMARIGSESDRICVFLSLHLLDFAIDVLMIIMTAVILFSINPWLALVTLIPLPFIAWMIHVVRDRLKHGFEKIDRIWAEVTNVLADTIPGIRVVKAFAQEKREAGRFREANQHNLLVNDRVNKIWSLFSPTVTLLTEVGLLVVWVFGIWQVSKNEITVGVLASFLAYISRFYTRLDSMSRIVSVTQKAAVGAKRIFEILDHVSSVPEPANPVHLEHVKGAIELRDIGFRYGNRAVMRGVSLSIKPGEMIGLVGHSGSGKSTLVNLICRFYDVSEGSIRLDGVDIRSMPISEYRRNIGLVLQEPFLFFGTIAENICYGKPDATREEIVAAARAAHAHEFILRLPQGYDSLVGERGQALSGGERQRISIARALLIDPRILIMDEATSSVDTTTEKEIQKALDNLVQGRTTIAIAHRLSTLRKADRLVVLDRGQIVEVGNHDELMLREGAYYRLYQAQLRNADGAEGAPQLVDEDSEENDESVA; encoded by the coding sequence ATGAAAAGCAATCCTTTATCCCTTAATTCTCATACTGGCAATTATTTGTCCAATACATTGCCCGAATCCTTGCGCGCCGATGTGACATCACAACTCGCGCCGCAAGAGGAAATCCTGGCTTTCCTGGAAGTCGATCTCGACGCGTCGCTTCATTTTACGCGTGGTTTGGTCATTGTGACGAACCACCGCGTGCTGGCCAGGATGGCGAAAGAAAACGCCTGGCGCGCCTGGCCTTACGGCCCGCAGCTGAAGCTCAAGCATCACGACCATGCCGGCGTCGGCAGCCTGGAGTTGCAGGATGAACAACGGCAGCTGGCCTGCTGGCGCTACACGCTCGGACTCAACATCGACGCGTTGCGCCTGATCAAGGTATTTGAGCAGCAACGCGAGGATCATCTGGCAGGGCGCTCTGCGCAGCGTCAGGCGCAAGCCGTTTGTCCTGAATGCCAGGCGCCGCTGCCGGCCGGCAGCGATGAATGCCTGATCTGCCCGGAGAAAGCTAGGGCGCCGTCGTCGACTTGGGCGCTGTTCCGCCTGGCGCGTTTTGCCAAGCCGTACAAGGGCATGCTGTTGCTCGGTTTCATCCTGATGCTGATTTCCACTGCCGCCACGCTGGTGCCGCCTTATCTGATGGGGCCACTGATGGATAACGTGCTAATCCCTTATCAGAACGGCAAGCCGATCAATGTCTATCTGGTCAAACTCTATTTGTCCGGCCTGCTGGCGTCGGCGCTGGTGGCCTGGAGCCTGGGTTGGGCCCGTACCTATATCCTGGCGCTGGTCAGCGAACGGATCGGCGCCAATTTGCGCACCACTACCTATGAACACCTGCTGCGCCTGTCGCAGGAGTATTTCGGCGGCAAGCGCACTGGCGATCTGATGGCGCGTATCGGCTCCGAGAGCGACCGTATCTGCGTGTTCCTGTCGTTGCATCTGCTGGACTTCGCCATCGATGTGCTGATGATCATCATGACCGCGGTGATCCTGTTCTCGATCAATCCGTGGCTGGCGCTGGTAACGCTGATCCCACTGCCGTTCATCGCCTGGATGATCCATGTGGTGCGTGATCGCCTCAAGCACGGTTTTGAAAAGATCGACCGCATCTGGGCAGAAGTCACGAATGTGCTGGCCGACACCATTCCCGGCATTCGCGTGGTCAAGGCTTTTGCCCAGGAAAAGCGCGAAGCTGGCCGTTTCCGCGAGGCTAACCAGCACAATCTGCTGGTCAACGACCGGGTCAACAAGATCTGGTCGCTGTTCTCGCCGACGGTGACCTTGCTGACGGAAGTCGGCTTGCTGGTGGTGTGGGTATTCGGCATCTGGCAGGTTTCCAAGAACGAAATCACGGTCGGTGTGCTGGCTTCATTCCTGGCTTACATCAGCCGCTTTTATACCCGTCTCGATTCCATGAGCCGGATCGTCTCGGTAACGCAAAAAGCGGCGGTCGGCGCCAAGCGTATCTTCGAAATCCTGGATCACGTATCGAGCGTGCCGGAGCCGGCCAATCCGGTGCATCTGGAGCATGTCAAAGGCGCCATCGAATTGCGCGACATCGGTTTCCGTTACGGCAACCGCGCCGTGATGCGCGGTGTCAGCTTGTCGATCAAGCCGGGTGAGATGATCGGCCTGGTGGGCCACAGCGGTTCCGGCAAGAGTACCTTGGTCAATCTGATCTGCCGTTTTTATGATGTGTCGGAGGGATCGATCCGGCTCGACGGTGTCGATATCCGTTCGATGCCGATTTCCGAATACCGCCGCAATATCGGCCTGGTGCTGCAGGAGCCGTTCCTGTTCTTCGGCACGATTGCCGAGAATATCTGCTATGGCAAACCGGACGCCACACGCGAGGAAATCGTCGCGGCAGCACGGGCAGCGCATGCGCACGAATTTATCCTGCGCCTGCCGCAGGGCTACGACTCGCTGGTTGGCGAGCGCGGCCAGGCCTTGTCCGGCGGCGAGCGCCAGCGTATTTCGATTGCGCGTGCGCTGCTGATCGATCCGCGCATCCTGATCATGGATGAAGCGACATCGTCGGTCGACACCACGACAGAAAAAGAAATCCAGAAAGCACTCGACAACCTGGTGCAGGGCCGCACCACGATCGCGATTGCCCATCGCTTGTCGACCTTGCGCAAGGCCGACCGGCTGGTGGTGCTGGATCGTGGCCAGATTGTCGAGGTCGGCAATCACGACGAGCTGATGCTGCGCGAAGGCGCCTACTATCGTCTCTACCAGGCGCAGTTACGTAATGCCGATGGCGCCGAAGGGGCGCCGCAGCTGGTTGATGAAGATAGCGAAGAAAACGATGAGAGCGTGGCATGA
- the cphA gene encoding cyanophycin synthetase codes for MKNIEILRIMSLRGPNIWTYRSTLEAWIDIGELEDFPSNTLPGFNQRLTTWLPSLIEHRCSYGERGGFVQRLEDGTWPGHILEHVTLELQNLAGMPGGFGKARSTSVRGVYKVAVRARHEQVTRAALYAARDLVMAAIEDKPFDVPAAIGTLREMVDSRCLGPSTACIVEAADERRIPSFRLTEGNLVQLGHGIRQRRIWTAETDQTSAIAESISSDKDLTKSLLQACGVPVPEGQLVESAAEAWEAAEDIGLPVVVKPSDANHGRGVCIDLTTRAEIEAAYEIALREGSSVIVERFIRGNEHRLLIVGGRLAAAARGEPVSITGDGKSTILQLIDAQLNSDPRRGELEECPLSLVLLDQEPAARLELERQGYNGDSVPAAGKVVLIQRNGNVAIDVTDLVHPSVAAAASLAARVVGLDIAGVDLVTEDISRPLEEQRGAIVEVNAGPGLLMHLKPAEGSPRPVGKAIVEHLFAAADNGRIPIVGVTGTHGKTTVARLIAWQLHLSGNHVGLACGNGLYFAQRQVETGDCANWESAQRVLINRAVEAAVFENSHDTILSEGLVYDRCQVGVVTNIATSDSLPQYYIADAEEMVKVTRTQVDVVLPTGVAVLNAADPLVAPMASLCDGEVIFFGIDPALPVIAEHIAQDKRAVFIRNEQIMLAIGKNEMLLADITTVPLLVHRKEQFQIENVLAAVAAAWALDISHDLIRAGIETFELA; via the coding sequence ATGAAAAACATAGAAATTCTCCGTATCATGTCGCTGCGCGGACCAAATATCTGGACGTATCGATCAACCCTTGAGGCGTGGATCGACATCGGCGAGCTGGAAGATTTCCCGTCCAACACCCTGCCCGGCTTCAATCAGCGCCTGACCACCTGGCTCCCTTCCCTGATCGAGCATCGTTGCAGCTACGGTGAACGCGGCGGCTTTGTGCAGCGCCTGGAAGACGGCACCTGGCCGGGCCATATCCTCGAACACGTTACCCTTGAACTGCAAAACCTGGCGGGCATGCCGGGCGGTTTCGGCAAGGCGCGCAGCACGTCGGTGCGCGGCGTCTACAAGGTCGCGGTCCGTGCTCGCCATGAACAAGTCACGCGTGCTGCCCTGTACGCCGCGCGCGACCTGGTGATGGCGGCGATTGAAGACAAGCCTTTTGATGTCCCTGCCGCGATCGGCACGCTACGTGAAATGGTCGATTCCCGTTGCCTGGGACCAAGCACCGCCTGCATCGTCGAAGCAGCGGACGAGCGCCGCATCCCGTCTTTCCGCCTGACCGAAGGCAATCTGGTGCAGTTGGGCCACGGCATTCGCCAGCGCCGCATCTGGACCGCCGAAACCGACCAGACCAGCGCCATCGCCGAAAGCATCTCCAGCGACAAAGACCTGACCAAGAGCCTGCTGCAGGCCTGCGGCGTTCCGGTGCCGGAAGGACAACTTGTAGAAAGCGCAGCGGAAGCCTGGGAAGCAGCCGAAGATATCGGCCTGCCGGTAGTGGTCAAGCCATCCGATGCCAACCATGGCCGCGGCGTCTGCATCGACCTGACTACCCGCGCCGAAATCGAAGCCGCCTATGAGATCGCCCTGCGAGAAGGCAGCAGCGTGATCGTTGAACGCTTTATCCGCGGCAACGAACACCGGTTACTGATCGTCGGCGGCCGACTGGCCGCGGCGGCACGTGGCGAACCGGTATCGATTACCGGCGATGGCAAATCGACAATCTTGCAATTGATCGATGCACAACTCAATTCCGATCCGCGCCGCGGCGAACTCGAAGAATGTCCGCTGAGCCTTGTGCTGCTGGACCAGGAACCGGCCGCGCGGCTGGAGCTGGAACGTCAAGGTTACAACGGCGATTCCGTGCCGGCCGCAGGCAAGGTGGTACTGATCCAGCGTAACGGCAATGTCGCCATTGATGTCACCGACCTGGTGCATCCGAGCGTAGCCGCCGCTGCATCCCTCGCCGCGCGCGTAGTGGGACTGGATATCGCCGGGGTCGACCTGGTGACGGAAGATATTTCGCGGCCGCTGGAAGAGCAACGTGGCGCCATCGTCGAAGTCAATGCCGGACCTGGCCTGCTGATGCATCTGAAGCCGGCTGAAGGCAGCCCGCGCCCTGTCGGCAAGGCGATCGTCGAACACCTGTTCGCGGCAGCTGACAATGGTCGTATCCCGATCGTCGGCGTCACCGGCACGCACGGCAAGACTACCGTTGCGCGCCTGATTGCCTGGCAGCTGCACCTGAGCGGGAACCATGTCGGCCTGGCCTGCGGCAATGGTTTGTACTTTGCCCAGCGCCAGGTGGAAACCGGCGATTGCGCCAATTGGGAGTCGGCACAACGCGTGCTGATCAATCGCGCGGTCGAAGCTGCGGTGTTCGAAAACAGTCACGACACCATCCTGTCTGAAGGCTTGGTCTACGATCGTTGCCAGGTCGGCGTTGTAACCAATATCGCGACAAGCGACAGCCTGCCGCAGTACTACATCGCTGATGCTGAAGAAATGGTGAAAGTGACCCGCACCCAGGTCGATGTGGTGCTGCCGACCGGCGTCGCCGTACTGAACGCCGCCGATCCGCTGGTGGCGCCAATGGCTTCACTGTGCGACGGCGAAGTCATTTTCTTTGGCATCGATCCGGCACTGCCCGTGATTGCCGAACATATTGCGCAAGACAAACGCGCCGTGTTCATCCGCAACGAACAGATCATGCTGGCGATCGGCAAGAATGAAATGCTGCTGGCGGACATCACGACGGTGCCGCTGCTTGTGCATCGCAAGGAACAATTCCAGATTGAAAACGTGCTGGCAGCGGTTGCAGCCGCCTGGGCACTGGATATTTCCCACGATTTGATACGTGCAGGAATCGAGACTTTTGAGCTGGCTTGA
- a CDS encoding MFS transporter gives MQRTLLIPLIVACALFMENMDATVIATSLPVLAHDLGQDPLTLKLALTSYVVGLGVFIPISGWVADRFGARTVFRSAILVFLCGSLMCAASSSLAAFVAARFLQGIGGAMMVPVGRIVIFRSVPRTELVKAISYLTIPSQLGPVIGPPLGGFITTYFHWRWIFLINLPISLLGMYLASRYIENYKSDDLQPLDMKGFVLSAVGSTLVMLGLSLIDGELLSTEWAFCMCLLGGLTLYIYLRHARREPFPLLDLRLLRIPTFRASVLGGSLFRIGLGAVPFLLPLALQVGFGMNAFHAGTITCASAFGAIFMKAIGTSVLRRYGFRSVLIWNAVLAGLALASYGLFTPTTPYLVMMAVVLLGGFFPSMQFTCLNTMAYADLDSADVSRATSLASVVQQISLGLGVTIGGLAVHLSSRLQGHETIVAADFWPAFVVIGLFSMASIPVTRRLPLNAGAALTGHKPA, from the coding sequence GTGCAACGTACTCTTCTCATCCCGCTAATTGTCGCTTGCGCGCTGTTCATGGAGAACATGGACGCGACGGTGATCGCCACCTCGCTGCCGGTGCTGGCACACGATCTCGGGCAAGATCCCCTTACCCTGAAACTGGCTCTCACCTCATACGTGGTCGGCCTCGGTGTATTCATCCCGATCAGCGGTTGGGTCGCCGACCGTTTTGGCGCGCGTACCGTGTTCCGTTCTGCAATCCTGGTCTTCTTGTGCGGTTCCCTGATGTGTGCAGCCTCAAGCTCGCTCGCAGCATTCGTCGCTGCGCGCTTCCTGCAAGGCATCGGCGGCGCCATGATGGTGCCGGTCGGACGTATCGTGATTTTCCGTTCGGTGCCGCGCACCGAGCTGGTCAAGGCCATCAGCTATCTCACCATACCATCCCAGCTGGGACCGGTCATCGGACCGCCGCTGGGCGGCTTCATCACCACTTATTTTCATTGGCGCTGGATCTTCCTGATTAACCTGCCGATCAGCCTGCTCGGCATGTACCTGGCTAGCCGCTACATCGAAAACTACAAATCAGACGATCTGCAGCCGTTGGACATGAAGGGTTTTGTGTTGTCGGCGGTCGGCAGCACGCTGGTGATGCTGGGCTTATCGCTGATCGACGGCGAACTATTGTCGACCGAATGGGCATTCTGCATGTGCCTGCTGGGCGGCCTGACCCTGTATATCTATCTGCGCCATGCGCGGCGCGAACCATTTCCGTTGCTTGACCTGCGCCTGTTGCGCATCCCGACTTTCCGCGCCAGCGTACTGGGCGGTTCGCTGTTCCGTATCGGCCTGGGAGCGGTGCCGTTCCTGTTGCCGTTGGCGTTGCAGGTTGGTTTCGGCATGAACGCGTTTCATGCCGGCACCATCACTTGCGCTTCGGCTTTCGGCGCGATCTTCATGAAAGCCATCGGCACTTCGGTGCTGCGGCGCTACGGCTTCCGTTCGGTGCTGATCTGGAATGCGGTGCTGGCCGGCCTGGCATTGGCTTCCTACGGCTTGTTCACGCCGACCACGCCGTACCTGGTCATGATGGCGGTAGTCCTGCTGGGTGGCTTTTTCCCATCGATGCAATTCACTTGTCTCAACACGATGGCGTATGCCGACCTCGATAGCGCAGACGTGAGCCGGGCGACCAGCCTGGCCAGCGTGGTGCAGCAGATTTCGTTGGGATTGGGAGTGACCATCGGCGGCCTGGCGGTGCATCTGTCGAGTCGCCTGCAAGGCCACGAGACGATCGTGGCTGCAGACTTCTGGCCGGCTTTCGTTGTGATCGGTCTGTTCTCGATGGCATCGATTCCAGTCACTCGGCGCCTGCCCTTGAATGCCGGCGCAGCACTGACTGGACATAAGCCGGCGTAG
- the kdpE gene encoding two-component system response regulator KdpE, translating into MQPTPIALLVEDEPQIRRFVRAALESEGWQIFEAETMQRGLIDCGTRKPNLVILDLGLPDGDGVDFILDVRKWSRVPIIVLSARVNEADKIRALDAGADDYLSKPFGVGELLARVRATLRRQHQPLAGEDGLIRFGDVTLDLQARLVTKAQQQVHLTPTEYRLLTVLVANAGRVVTNPQLLKEVWGPSHSESGHYLRIYMGHLRQKLEDDPAQPKYLLTETAVGYRIMLSH; encoded by the coding sequence ATGCAACCAACACCAATAGCACTGCTGGTGGAAGACGAGCCGCAGATCCGGCGTTTTGTGCGCGCGGCCCTGGAGAGCGAAGGCTGGCAGATTTTCGAGGCCGAAACCATGCAACGCGGCTTGATCGATTGCGGCACCCGCAAGCCGAATCTGGTGATCCTCGATCTCGGCTTGCCGGACGGCGACGGCGTTGATTTCATCCTGGATGTGCGCAAATGGTCGCGCGTGCCGATCATCGTATTGTCGGCGCGTGTTAACGAAGCCGACAAGATCAGGGCGCTGGATGCCGGCGCCGACGATTACCTGAGCAAGCCGTTCGGCGTCGGCGAGTTGCTGGCGCGGGTGCGCGCCACGTTGCGCCGCCAGCATCAGCCGCTGGCCGGCGAGGATGGCTTGATCCGGTTCGGCGACGTCACGCTCGATCTGCAGGCACGGTTAGTCACCAAGGCACAGCAGCAAGTGCACCTGACGCCGACCGAATATCGGTTGCTGACGGTGCTGGTGGCGAATGCCGGACGCGTCGTCACCAATCCGCAGTTACTCAAGGAGGTGTGGGGACCGTCGCATTCGGAGAGTGGGCACTATCTGCGAATTTACATGGGACATTTGCGGCAAAAGCTGGAAGACGACCCGGCGCAACCTAAATACCTGCTGACCGAGACTGCGGTAGGATATCGGATCATGCTTTCCCATTAA